In a single window of the Bacillus rossius redtenbacheri isolate Brsri chromosome 8, Brsri_v3, whole genome shotgun sequence genome:
- the LOC134535568 gene encoding uncharacterized protein LOC134535568, which translates to MRMLHIVLVLLQLGSSRQHRPLPEGAVGVVAGAHFEPIPQVTLYTSSVPVNFKVAWPMQLDDIQDSIKEITSCPSNSSSEWCVIFKELKHSLIYTDMLINKVNEAAGDDVLDFQSQVRERRGLNFIGEFFHWCCDIAVNSQLNNLFLNEQQMSEHINKMESQILNTHEALANMSNTIFVINEGMTGILKRVQSKFTNLSDYLKDLRETMVTKFSGMVQDIGHSFQFQVLLASQLAKQAHTFTRLEILDQCRSNKIPAIVVTPAQLKEKLNMLNEILNRDGYALSISVSEVQKYFNLPICKCQVHKENLYLQIKVPIVKLNSNWRLFQFVAVPFQWKNSTCHLDHAPNFLAVDGDHLITIQGRNLLDCRPFEDKLCFVPRFSGDTLGSALCPKALFQGITVENLSTTCAFRCHSGNQLMITQAGPERYFLTNPSGKLDLQCMKHNNESLFLGSGDILGAVDIEVPCDCRLYLNQELKINELYPCDALTKSKFQLVHVIPAAWTKLRKLKIFPHPTSTHTVFPSLMDCLDENWPTLIPHLNFSLTKFETPLDPIHLREPENVPRFVMKNLQSIALSIVSSVLLFIIIKNPYLVGIGTLPRVSALDNVTTLGIEISVTVITILVIVGMFLVLLLKYLRNRKPLSMSVEISTTVENAVPSTSGKVELKDILARDNGCVAKISSETGEELKVTISICDDQ; encoded by the coding sequence ATGAGGATGCTACACATCGTCCTGGTGCTCCTGCAGCTGGGAAGCAGCAGACAACATCGACCGCTACCTGAAGGAGCAGTGGGGGTGGTTGCGGGAGCGCATTTCGAGCCGATACCTCAGGTAACATTGTACACTTCATCGGTACCAGTAAATTTTAAGGTTGCTTGGCCAATGCAATTAGATGACATTCAGGATAGTATCAAAGAAATCACTTCTTgtccctccaatagttcaagtgaatggtgtgttattttcaaagaattaaaacataGCTTAATTTATACTGACATGCTAATTAATAAGGTAAACGAAGCAGCAGGGGATGACGTATTGGATTTTCAGTCTCAAGTTCGGGAAAGACGAGGGTTAAATTTCATTGGAGAGTTTTTTCATTGGTGTTGTGACATTGCCGTCAATAGTCAATTGAATAATCTTTTCCTAAATGAACAACAAATGTCAGAACACATAAACAAgatggaatcacaaattttaaacactcatgaggcactggcaaatatgagcaacactatttttgttataaacgagggaatgaccggaattctaaaaagagtacaatcaaaattcacaaatttgtcTGATTACTTAAAAGACCTCCGAGAGACTATGGTGACTAAGTTTTCAGGAATGGTTCAAGACATAGGACATTCATTCCAGTTTCAGGTACTGTTGGCCTCTCAATTAGCCAAACAAGCGCATACATTTACAAGACTAGAGATTCTGGACCAGTGCCGGTCAaataaaatacctgccattgtagttacaccagctcaattgaaagagaaattaaatatgctaaatgaaaTTCTTAATAGGGATGGTTATGCGTTGTCCATAAGTGTATCAgaagttcagaaatattttaatttacccatTTGTAAATGTCAAGTCCACAAGGAAAATTTATACCTTCAAATTAAAGTACCAATTGTTAAACTAAATTCCAATTGGAGATTGTTTCAGTTTGTCGCAGTCCCATTTCAGTGGAAGAACTCAACTTGTCATTTGGATCATGCTCCGAATTTTCTGGCAGTGGATGGAGACCATCTAATCactattcagggtagaaatttattagattgtagaccatttgaagataaattgtgttttgttcccAGGTTCTCCGGAGATACCCTAGGTAGTGCTTTGTGTCCAAAGGCTCTTTTTCAGGGGATTACCGTTGAAAATCTTAGTACCACATGTGCGTTTCGATGCCATTCCGGAAACCAACTGATGATCACCCAGGCTGGACCAGAGCGGTACTTCCTAACAAACCCGTCAGGAAAATTAGACTTGCAATGCatgaaacataacaatgaatctttatttttaggaagtggagacatcctcggagctgtagatatagaagtaccgtgtgattgtcgtttgtatttaaaccaagaacttaaaattaacgagttgtatccatgtgatgcgttaacaaaatctaaatttcaattggtacatgtaataccagctgcttggacgaagttacgtaaattgaaaattttccctcatcctacgtcaacacatacagtttttccatccttaatggattgtttagatgaaaattggccaactctaataccacatttaaatttttctttgacaaagtttgaaacccctttagacccgattcatttaagagaaccagaaaacgtaccaagatttgtaatgaaaaacttacagagtattgcgctttccattgtaagtagtgtattattatttattattattaaaaatccatatctagtaggtattggaacgctaccaagagtatccgccttggacaatgttactacccttggcatagaaataagtgtaactgtaattactatattggtaatagttggaatgtttttagttctgttattaaaatatctgagaaatcggaaacccctcagtatgtctgtagaaatctcgactacagtagaaaatgctgttccttctaccagtggaaaggtagaattaaaagacatactagccagagataatggttgtgtagctaagatatccagtgaaactggggaggaattgaaagtaaccatttccatttgtgatgatcagtag